A segment of the Luteolibacter sp. Y139 genome:
GGGAAACGCAAATGAAACGCCTCCAAACGCAGCGAGCCTGCCTTTCATCGCAACAAGACCACGGCAGAAAAATCGCCCCCTCGGCAAAACCGCCGGCGCATTCCTCTCTCCAGCCCCAACGGGGCGGCAAGCCCTCAGCCCCGCCCACCAGGCGGGGTTGCAGCAGCCCGGACCCGGCGGCCTGTAGGGCCGCGAGACGTGAAAGCTGCGCATCGTCATTCAGGACCACCCTTCATCGGAGCAGCCGCTAACCATACGGTCCGCAAGACATACCATTTTAAGCAAGACCGCTAACAAGTGCCGCCATCACTCTTGGGCAGTGGTTTTCCTGATGCGGGTCAGGTAAAATGGGGAGGTCGAGTCGCGGGCTAGCTCTTCCGGAATACGAATGACTCGCGATTGCCGGAGCAACGCTCGACTGCAAAGGGTAAGTGCGATGCCCCCAGCAAGGAGCGGGACATGAAATCTCCACGCTTCCGGAAAATCGGCAATCAGGCTCCAGGTGCTGACAATGATCAAGGTCAGCCCACAAAGTCCTACCAGAAGTCCTGCTGCCTCAGTCAGCCCTCCGAGCATCATCCTCCCTGTGCCAGAATCGGACGATGGCGTCACGGGATGGTAGGTACGATACTGCACCACTTGCTGTGTCTCGGTGATCGAGAAAATTCCTAGAAGAATAAGAGCCATATCGGTCGGCCGAAACGACACACACTCACTTCGGTAAGCAGTCCACGTCGCTTCGAAGATCTCTCGTCCACCTGAGAATTGCCGCGCTCGCTCTAGACCAAAGTGGGATGATCTCAGTTCAGCATATTGCCGGAGGGCTGCTCCTTGGTTATCGGAAGCTCGACGAATCTCATCAAATGTTGGCAGCGCTGCTGACGTCATATCTGCTCTTCCAGCCAAAATGTTAGGCTAATCCTGCCCCTATGAAAAGAAAAGCTCGGCCTCCGCACGAGCCGGATTGCGACCCATCCCGGAAAAGAGCCATTCGGTCGCATGGCCTGCGGCAACCAATGAGATGGGGTCAGGTCCGCATCTGAACAAGCGCGGCTTTGGCCCGAACAGGATCAGCTTCCTCTCCACACTCCGGCATGCTGCCAGACGATCAAGGACCCTTGACCGCCTCCAGGATTGGAAAAACGAGACCACGATAACCGGCGCCGGTGAGTTGGATTCCGTCACTGCTGAGCTTGGCGGGCAATTCACTTCCGAAGACGGGAGAAAGATCCAACCATTCCGCACCAGCCTCCTTCACGAGTGCGGAAGCCCTGGCATTTGCCTCGGCAATGCTCGCGTTGAGATCGGCGGACGAAGCGGCGGTGGGAATAATCGAGGCAACGATGACCCGGCCTGCCTTGGCCTTGGCGGCTTTGGCAATCGCGGCGAGGTTTGCTGCGACGCGGTCAGGCGGCACCCCGGCGGAAAGGTCATTGAGCCCGACTTCGACGAGGCAGATCTTCGTCCCTGCCGGGACTGATGATTGAAGCCGGTCGCGGACTCCCTTGGTCGTGTCACCCTTGATACCGCGATTCGAAATGAAGAATCCGATCAGCTCCGACCACTCGGCGCCTTCGATACGGGAATCACCAAGAAACACGACCGGACCGGCCGTTCTCATCTCCTCGAAATGCGAGTTGCGGGAGGCGTAATAGGCAAGATCGCTCGAAGCTGCATCGCCGCCGCCTTGAGAAGACCGGACGGGATCGCGGTCTTGATCGACGAAAGGCCGGATGGCGAAGCCTCCGGAGAATGCCGCGAAGAGCGCGGCAACCCCGAGCGCGGCTTTGGATGCAGTGTTCACGAGGCACTGCTAGGAGAATCATGAAACAGACGCAAGGCATGGTCAGCACTTTGCCATTCGCACCAAACCATTCGGGTCGTATGCCATTGGGGTGGTTACTTGAATTCTGAATTTGTTAGATCCTGCCGCCACGGATGAGGGTGCCACAAACGGAATCGGTTCCCGGATGGAGCATTTTCCGGAGCCATCTGCCGCGACTCGACAACGCGCGACGCATCGTCCGCAAACCGGCGAAGAGCCCTCCCGCAGCATCGACTCCGCCGAACTCCACCATCCCGCTCCGGGACGAACCCCACACCGGCTCAGGATTTCCCAAAGGCCCCCTTAGAAAAACCGATGCCAATCAGACGCCAGGCTCGCCACCTCCAAATCGATCCGAATTCCCCAGCAGCATTTCAACTATCCCCACCTCCCACCATCTGATTCATTGCCCCATGGACACGATGCATGAGGTCATGGAAAACCTGCGCGGGGGAGACCACGCCGCTTTGTTCTATCGCACGCGCGCGGAGCAACTCGCCGTTGTCGTCCCGTTTGTCGCGATCGGTCTGAAGCGAGGCGAGCGCTGCCTCTACATTGCCGAAGAGAACTGCGTGGCCACCATCATCGACGAACTGGAGAAAGGTGGCGTGGACGTGGCGGCCGCTCAAAAATCCGGAGCCCTCACCATCTCCACGAAGCACGACACCTACCTGCGCCACGGCATTTTCGAGCCAGCAAAAATGACCGCTGACCTGATGCACGAGGTCACCGAATCCATCCGGCTCGGCTACACCGCCTTCCGCGCGACAGGCGAAATGTCTTGGGCACTCACACTCCCTTCCGCCCTCGCCGAATTGTCGGACTACGAAACCCGGCTGCACGCGCAATTTCCCGGTCAATTCGTCGGCCTCTGCCAGTACGATGAGCGCAGCTTCAGCCCTCGTGTCATCGCGGACATGATTCGCATCCATCCCATCGTGATTGCACGCGGCAAACTGATGCAGAACCGTTTTCATCAAGCCGGTGCGACTGTCGAGACACTGCTGCCGGATCTCGTCACGGTCGATCAAGTGGTGGATTCGAACATCGATGTTCCGGCAGCGTTGGCCTCCTGACACTCCGTCCTGAATCGCGATCCCGGACAGCAGCTTGACCGGCGGATGAGGGCGGCGCGGAACGAATGCCCCGCCGCTTGCTAGCTGGATGCGCCGATGGCTAGCCATCGGCATCCACGCGGCCCCTCTCCTCAAGGCTCGCCACCCGGCGCTCCAACGACGCAATGGCGGACGTTGTTAGAGCGAGGATCTCCTGGATCCGAATCCGGTCGGCATCGGTTAGGGTCGCAAGTTCCTTCGAGAGGGCTTCAAAAAGCGGTTCATCATCGCCAGGGGAGTTCATAAGAGGATTGCGATGATCGCCGCGAATCCCGCCGCCCTGCAAGACACGCGTCACTTCGGTTTTTCCGATGGCCTCCTTCGGCAAATGCCGTCCGCAGGTCTCGAACTCCGCTACTCCGCTACTCCGCTACTCCGCTACTCCGCTACTCCGCTACTCCGCTACTCCGCTACTCCGCTACTCCGCTCTCTTGGGAATACCGGGGTAGCGGAGTTCCCAGCACAGCTTCTGCTACAGGAAATCCGGCGAACTCCCGTAATTCACTACATACACTTACGGGAATACTGAAGTAACCGCCACTCCGCGCCTCGGTTCCGGATTACTCACCCGGATTCACCGCCAGCCAGCTCCAAAAGCATCCGGAAGATCGCAGCCCTGGCCCGCATTAAACATTGTCACCCCGCACCGCCTCCAAGACGATGCCTGCAATGAACAAGAATACCCCCCGATTCCTCTCCAAGCTCCAGCTCCTCATCCTGAGCGGCGCACTGGCAACCAATTCCCACGCGCTCCTGCCAACACCCGACGCCCCTCCGGTAAAAGACGGACAAGTCCGGATCGGCGCCTGGAACATCGAGAACCTGGGCCTGAGGGGAGCCCGCGGGGGCGAGACCGCAGCTCCCGAGAAACAGCAGAAGGCCGAGGACCTGGCCGCCTACATCCTGGCCAGCCATGTCGATTTGCTCTCATTGGAGGAGATCCATGACGACGACCAGACCACCGACAAGGCCCCGGGAACCGCACCGTGGAAGAGCAAGATCCTCGACGAGATCCTGGTGATTCTCGGGAAAGCCACCAACGATAAGTGGCAATATGAACTCACCGGCCCAGGCCCCGACAACGTCCGCTGCCAAATGACCGGGGTTCTCTGGCGGACATCACGGCTCACCCTGAAAGAAAGAGCACCGCTTCCGGTAAAAGGCGGCAATCACCCTCATCCCTCGATCGAAGCATCGTCCGACGAAGACAACAAGCTCACCTATTGGACCCGTCGGCCCGAGGCATTCCTCTTCTCCGCGGGAGAGGGCAAAACCGACCTCGCAGTCATCCCTCTCCACATGAAGAGCAATTCCGATGAGAAGAGTGTCGGCATCGACATGCGAAAAGTGGAAGCCCAGCAATTGATCGATGCCCTGCCTTCGCTGAAAGGCCCCTTTGAAAAGGAAAAGGACTGGGTCCTGTTGGGCGACACCAACATCACCCTCGGCGAAAAGAGCGTTCAGGAAATCTGGAAAGACTTCACTGACCTCAATGCGAAAGAGGCACTCACTTGGATGAATCCTTACTTCAGTGAGAAGCAACCTCCGGGCTCAAGAAACCTCCCGCCAGCTCCCTTCGATCGGATCTTCATCCCCACAGGCCAGCCCGAATTCAAGCAATCAGAGGAGCACGTCCATGCACCCCTCAACGCTTCCAAGCTTCCCGATCATGAGTGGGTGTCTGAGCACAAACGCTTCCGGTCTGATCACCTGCTGGTCTGGTGCGATCTCACGGTTGAAAAGGATGATGACTGAGGCTGCTAGCACGGTGAGTCCCGGCGTTCAGCCCTTGCATGTTGGATTTCCTGAAGCCCCAGAAATTCACCACTACTCGGCTCAATCCGCCTCACCGGGGACCGATCCTTGAATCTTGAATCCGCTCCACCAATCACCCTTGGTGGAACATCCAGCAGCATTCCCGTTTTCCCGTTTCCTATACTTATAGGAAAGGAGGAATCCGCAGTCAGCCCGGAGCCAGATGGAGTCGCTCGTGCTTCATTCGGACCCACGCCGATCACTCGCCTCCTCCACCTTCTCCATCACTTCGCCTCTTCTCCTCCGCGAGACGCACGAAATCCGCGCGCACTTTCTCCAGCTCCTCCTCGGTCAGATCTTCGAGATCCATGAAGGCATTGTTCGCCTTCTTCTGCACCCGGATCAATTCATCCAGCTTGATCTGGAGCGCTTCCGAATCGCGGTTCTGTGAATTCTGGATCAGGAACACCATCAGGAAGGTCACGATCGTCGTCGTTGTGTTCACCATCAGCTGCCACGTGTCGCTGTAGCCGAGAAAAGGACCGAAGGCCGCCCAAACGATGATGCCTCCGATCGCAATCGCGAAGGTCGCAGGCTTTCCCGTATAGCAAGACGCCTTCTTCGCAAAGCGCCCGAACCACGATTGATTCCCGTTCATCCCGGAACGATAGCACATCCCACGACGCCTGCATCGGGATCTAACGTCTCGCCGCCTGGGTGCCAAGTCGGCCTCCCTTTCCGCTTTCCGCCGGCCACCGGGGACCAGTCCCGGAAAACTCTGCATCTCCCGGACCCCGACCGGCACAGCGCTGCCCACTTCGATTTTCCCGATGACCCCGTTCGCCAAATGCCATCCGTAGATTCCCGCCCTGCGAGTTCATTGCATCCCTGCACGGGCTGATGCATCTCTTCAGCGACGTTTTCCAGGTGCGTGTGAACGGTAGCATACGCCCGTGGCCGGTATCCCAAACCCATGCCGGTCACGGGCCTCGCACATCTCCACGCGAAACGCCTCCGCCACTGGCAACCGGGCACGAAAAGCCCGGACCAGAAGCTCGTCCATCGGCAGACCGGGCGCAGCCGCATCGCCCACGCTCTCAACCTTCCGCAGCCTTCACCTTTGCGGCGCTGTAGGACTCCACCCAATCCTCCGCAATCTGCACCTTCGCCCTGCCTCGCTCGTCCGCGTCTTCAATGCCCGCCATGACCAGATCGGAATAAACCTGCATCAGCCTCGTGTAGAGGTGATCGATGGATGCTTGTAGAACTCGATTGTTTTCGTCGCCGGTAGTCATTGCACCCCGTGGATAACGAAAAGCCCCGCTTCCTGTCGAGAGCGGCGCTTCACACCACCAAAACGCGGCCCTGATCCGGAAAATCCACCGGACTCCCGCAATTCACCATAGAGACTTACGGGAATACGGGAGTAACCACCACTCCGCTAATTCCGCTACAGAGGCATACCGAATTACCGGAGTCCTCGGGCGTACACTTACGGCGGATCTTTCTTCACGATCCGCATCCGGAAAAACCTCCGTGCCTCGGTTCCGGAATACTCACCAGGATTGATCACCAGCCAGTTCACCAGATCAGAGCTGCTTTCAAGGATGACCTCGAAAGTCGAGCCCTCTTCCTGCGGAATGGAAGTCGGTCCGCTCGTCAGGCCGATACGTGTGATCCCGAGAGTCACGAAGCCAGAAGAGGCACCGTTGCCGACACCGCCGCTTTTCAAGGTGATTGTCGCGGGCCCGGCGATGACGATCGGATTGATATCCCACGTGCCTCCCTTGAAGCAGCTCAGATCGAAAGTCTTGGTGCCAATCTCACAGCGAAGCCTCGCGTTGAAGCCGGGTGAGCCATACAGGAGTTTCGCACTCTCGCCCTGACCCAGCGTGATGGACTGGGACGAGCCTTCCTGTCCGGAAGTGTTCTCTGCCAGAAGATTCAAGTCCTCGCCTTTGGCCTGGCAGAAAGCAAGAACGCCAAGCACCAAACCAAGCCGGACCGGGAGGGAGATCATCTTCATCCATCTGCAGATAACAAACCCGCAATAACGGTCAACTCGATTCAGGAACACGATGCCCGCTACGGAAACGGCGTCAGCGAAACCGCCAGCCGGAAAAACGCCTCAGGCTCCGCCAACTCCGCCAGTGAGTAACGAAGCACCTCCAGCGGATCCCCACCCGAAATCTCCGGCGTTCCCACAACCAATCCCGCAGGTCCCCAGCCCGACAAATCTCCCGACTCCTCGATCCTCACGAACAGCTGCTTCGCCATCGGATTCCGTTCGATCTCCAGCGCCGACACCGGCTTCGGATAAATCCTCATCCGCGGCGGCATGCCCGCGGTAAGAGGATCGCTGCCACCAAAGAACTCTAACAAATTCTTCGTCCCATCACGGTCCGGATCTGCCTCCGGACCTGAGACGGCGGGATCCAGCAACTGCTGCGGCGTGAACCGCGCCCGCCGCCATTCATCGAACGGCGTATCCAGGATCGTCACCGTCTCCGAAGCCAACTCCCCGATGTTATAAGCCGGGTCCGCAGCCAGCGAAATCACCACATCCTCCGTCCCTTCCGCCAGAGAATCCACTAGCGGCGTCACCTGCAGCGCCACGCTCGCCACTCCAGCAGGCAAAACCACGCTGCCACTCAGCGCCGTGAAATCCTGCCCGGAAGTCGCACTGCCACCCAGCGTATAGCGCACCGTCAGCGCACCCGTCGTCGGAGCCGACCGCCTCACCCACAGCTTCGCGGGCTTTGCCGCACTCACACCCGCACTCGGCTCCACTGCCCGCGCATCGCTCGCCCACAGATCCACCACCGGCACATCCGCCCCTTGCAGGAATCTCACCGCATCCGCGATCACATACCCGTTCACCCCGCTATCGCGGACCGTCACACTCCCATTCGTCGTCGAAGACCCGGCCGCAAACGTGAAGCTCCCCAGCGAGTACCAGACGCCTCCATTCGCCTGCTGGTTCACCGTCCGGTTCTGAACCACACCACCCGGCAAACGGATCTCCACCGGCACATTCGTCGCCCGGTTGGTATGCGCCGTCCACCGCAGGAAGACTTCATAGCTTCCCGCCGCCGGAAGATTCGGCGTGAACCGCGCCGAGCAGCTTCCGTCCCTCACGTTCCCATCATGCAGGTAGTCGGTCCCATTGAATCCCGTCGTCGCCGATGCCGCCGTCCACGTCCCCGTCAGCGTCACGCCCGTCGCATCCGCATTGTCCACCACGATCCCGCTCGCCCCATCGCCGCCGGCATTGGTCAGCTTCTGCCCATCCGCCAGCAGCTGTGCCTTCAGCTTCGCATAAGAAACCGCCTGCACCGCCACCTCATCATCGATCGCAAAGCATGCCGCCGTCGCCGCCGATTGCCCCAGGATCATGAACACCGGCTCCATCCGGATCGACCCGAAAGCAATGTGTGTCGAGGACAAGCTCCACGGCACCAGCAGATTCTTGCACTCGCCCGTCTTCGGCACGATCGCACGATACGAAATCGGATACGGCCCGGGAACAGCACGCTGGATGTCCCCTTCATTCTTCACCATCCCGTTCGAGACGATCCGCTGGCAATTGTGCGAATCCATCGTGTAGGCACCCATCCCGATCGAGTCCGCAGCCACCACCGTGCCCAGGCAATTCTTCTCCGTCATCACATAGTCGGAGACCATCCGCCGCGCCTCTCGGATGTAGAGCTGGTGCGGCCAATGCCCGTTATCCAGGAACTCATCCTTCGGCAATCCCCACTGGCTCCACGCGCTGCGAATCGCCGCCGGCACCCGCGGCGAATTCTGCACCGTCCACACCAGCCCGCGCTGCCACTTCTCGTGCGCCTTCGCGAGCTGGATCCGCGTGTCATAGTCCGCCTCGATCCATGACGCCGTGGTCCCGCTGATGAAGTCGCAGGAAATCCCCGAGTCGTTGTTAGAGTCCGTCTTGCCATTCGGCACCGGTCGCGTCTTCCAGAAGCGATCCGTCTGCCCCGCCGCGATCGAGCGGAAAAGGATCTCATAGTCCGCCTCGTTGTAGCCTTCCGGCTGCGGGATCATCTCCCGGTTCGCCGCCACATTCGTCAGGCACATCCGGTAGCAATACGCCTGGATCAGCGAATCCGCCGCACCATCCGCACCTGACGGCGCAGCATTCACTCCTGGCAGCAAGCCACTCGCCGGATTCCCCGCCGTCACCCACGGGCTAATTCCGTTGGGCAATTGATTGCCGCTCGTCGTTGTCTGGATCCCATTGATCGTCTCGCCATACTGCGAGTTCGCCTCACGCCCGCTCGCATAGCTCACGCCCGCCTGCTTCAGCAGGTCGCCTTCATAGGAGGCATCGATGAAGATCTTCGCTTTGAAAACATCACCCGTGCTCGTCGTGATCTGCGTGATCCGCCCGCCCGCCGTCGCAGTCGAAATCAGATGCCGGTTCAGATAAACCGGCACCTGCGCCTCCGCGATCATCTCGTTGAAAACCGCCTCCGCCACCTTCGGCTCGAAGGTGAACTTTGCCCCGCTCAACCCATACTTCGTCGCGATCCGCGTGTAGAACTCCCGCGACATCCCCTGGATGTAAGCATCGCCATTATTGCCGATGTCCGTGTCGCCGAGCCCTCCCGAACTCAGTCCGCCCAGATGCCCGCCGATCTCCACCAGCGACACCGTCTTCCCCATCCGCGCCGCCTGCACCGCCGCCGTCACGCCACCGGCCGCGCCGCCATAAATGCAAATATCCGTCTCGATCACCCGGCTCGCATCAGCACTCGCGACCGCCGCTAGGAAAAACATGAAGCTACGCAGGGACAAATGACGCGTGTTGGGTTTCATGACAGATCAGGCCCGCGACGCACCTTCTTGGATCAGGCACCGGAAAGCCGCAGGCCTCCCAATCTGTAGCTCCTCGTCCCCTCGCGAATCCCACTTACGAGGGAGCGCGGACCGAAATTTTTTCCGCGACGCCAGCCCCCGGTTCCACGGTATAAATGCCGACCACCCTTCCTCATGCGGCGGCTCGCCATACTCTTCATGCTCCTCCTGCGTCCGGCCCTCGGCCAGGTCGCGGAACCTCCCGTGAAGGACATCCGCGAACTCCAGGCCGCCGCCATCGCAGAAAACTCCGATGGCTCACAAGTCGCACTAGAAGGCCTCGTGACCTGGGCCGATCCCGGCGCGGGAAAATTCTTCTACCTCCAGGATGCCACCGGCGGCATCCGCGTGAACTACACCGGCGAACAGGGGCCCGCTTGGGGAGACCGCCTCCACGTCCAGGGAATCGCCCGCCCCGGATCGTTCGCCCCCTTGATGGAAGCCACCAGCTACCGCCCCATCGGCAAGGCCCGCATGCCCGTCGCCCCCTACGGCTCCGGCGGCGGCCTGCTCAATGGCTCCTTCAATGGTGAATGGGTCTGGACCGACGGCTGGATTCGCACCGCCGAATTCATCGACAAGGAAACCCTCATGGTCGTGCTGGATTCGGGCGCATCTCGCATCAGCCTGCGCGTGAGCCACGCCTCCAAGCTCGATCCCCAGAAGCTCATCGCCTCCAAGGCCATCGCCTATGGCGTCGCCAGCCCGGTACGCTCGCGCGAAGCCACCGGCCAGTTGGTCGAGGTGCAGATCCTCGTTCCGCGCGCGGAAGAACTCCACACCGACCAGCGCGAAAAGATCTCCCCTTGGGAAAAGCCCTACACCCCGCTCCGCTCCGTCTTCCGCTACCAGCCGGGCCAGACCCGCGGCGACCGCGTCCACATCCGCGGCGAGGTCCTGATGACCTCGGGCGACATCGCATGGCTTCACGATGGCGATGCCGGCCTCGCGATCCGCGGCAATACCACCGGGCTGAAACGTGGCGACCGCATCGATGCGGTCGGCTTTCGCGACCTCCAGGATTTCCTGCCCGTGTTCTCGGACGTGATCGTCAAGCCGGACACCGGCCCCGCCATCAAGCTCAGCCCCAAGCACCTCGCCCCTTCCGAACTCATCGACGGCCTCCACCACGCCGACCATGTCGCGGTCTCCGGCCATCTGCTAGACCGCATCGAGACTCCATTCGACAGCGGCAAGCAACACCTCGTGCTCGCCCTCCAATCACCCCGCGGCGTCTTCACCGCGGAGCTGGATGCGCCCTACACGAAGAGCATGGCGGACGCATGGGAAACGGACAGCCTGCTGGAAGTCACCGGCATCTGCGTCGTGCAGACAGATGCCTCCGGCGAGCCCGCGAACTTCAAGATCCTCGTCCCCGACGCCGCCGGCATTCGCGTGGTGCAGGCCGCTCCTTTCTTCACCGTCGGCCGCATGCTGGTGCTGCTCTGCATCACCCTCGCCATCCTCCTCGCCTTCGCCATCGCCGCCTACCTGCTTGCCCGCCGCAATACCCGCCTGCGCTCCGAGGTCAGCGAACGCCAGGCCATCGCCGCCGAACGAGGACGACTCGCACGCGACCTCCACGATACCCTGGAACAAGGACTCACCGGCCTCCAGCTCCACATCCGCGGCATCACCCTCTCGCTCCCAGACGAGCAGCAAGAAACCCGCACCCGCCTCGAAACCATGCGGGCTCTCGTGAAGCAATGCCGCACCGAAGTCCGCCAATCTATCTGGGACCTCCGCGCCGAAGCCCTCGAAAACTTCGACCTCGGCGATGCGATTCACCGCATGGCCCAATCCGTCTTCCTCGGCTCAGGCACCCGCGTCGAATTCCATCAGCGCCGCGAAGGCGGCAAGATCCCCGGCATGATCGGCGACAACCTCCTCCGCAT
Coding sequences within it:
- a CDS encoding GDSL-type esterase/lipase family protein, whose amino-acid sequence is MNTASKAALGVAALFAAFSGGFAIRPFVDQDRDPVRSSQGGGDAASSDLAYYASRNSHFEEMRTAGPVVFLGDSRIEGAEWSELIGFFISNRGIKGDTTKGVRDRLQSSVPAGTKICLVEVGLNDLSAGVPPDRVAANLAAIAKAAKAKAGRVIVASIIPTAASSADLNASIAEANARASALVKEAGAEWLDLSPVFGSELPAKLSSDGIQLTGAGYRGLVFPILEAVKGP
- a CDS encoding MEDS domain-containing protein produces the protein MDTMHEVMENLRGGDHAALFYRTRAEQLAVVVPFVAIGLKRGERCLYIAEENCVATIIDELEKGGVDVAAAQKSGALTISTKHDTYLRHGIFEPAKMTADLMHEVTESIRLGYTAFRATGEMSWALTLPSALAELSDYETRLHAQFPGQFVGLCQYDERSFSPRVIADMIRIHPIVIARGKLMQNRFHQAGATVETLLPDLVTVDQVVDSNIDVPAALAS
- a CDS encoding low affinity iron permease family protein; this translates as MNGNQSWFGRFAKKASCYTGKPATFAIAIGGIIVWAAFGPFLGYSDTWQLMVNTTTTIVTFLMVFLIQNSQNRDSEALQIKLDELIRVQKKANNAFMDLEDLTEEELEKVRADFVRLAEEKRRSDGEGGGGE
- a CDS encoding FAD-dependent oxidoreductase, with translation MKPNTRHLSLRSFMFFLAAVASADASRVIETDICIYGGAAGGVTAAVQAARMGKTVSLVEIGGHLGGLSSGGLGDTDIGNNGDAYIQGMSREFYTRIATKYGLSGAKFTFEPKVAEAVFNEMIAEAQVPVYLNRHLISTATAGGRITQITTSTGDVFKAKIFIDASYEGDLLKQAGVSYASGREANSQYGETINGIQTTTSGNQLPNGISPWVTAGNPASGLLPGVNAAPSGADGAADSLIQAYCYRMCLTNVAANREMIPQPEGYNEADYEILFRSIAAGQTDRFWKTRPVPNGKTDSNNDSGISCDFISGTTASWIEADYDTRIQLAKAHEKWQRGLVWTVQNSPRVPAAIRSAWSQWGLPKDEFLDNGHWPHQLYIREARRMVSDYVMTEKNCLGTVVAADSIGMGAYTMDSHNCQRIVSNGMVKNEGDIQRAVPGPYPISYRAIVPKTGECKNLLVPWSLSSTHIAFGSIRMEPVFMILGQSAATAACFAIDDEVAVQAVSYAKLKAQLLADGQKLTNAGGDGASGIVVDNADATGVTLTGTWTAASATTGFNGTDYLHDGNVRDGSCSARFTPNLPAAGSYEVFLRWTAHTNRATNVPVEIRLPGGVVQNRTVNQQANGGVWYSLGSFTFAAGSSTTNGSVTVRDSGVNGYVIADAVRFLQGADVPVVDLWASDARAVEPSAGVSAAKPAKLWVRRSAPTTGALTVRYTLGGSATSGQDFTALSGSVVLPAGVASVALQVTPLVDSLAEGTEDVVISLAADPAYNIGELASETVTILDTPFDEWRRARFTPQQLLDPAVSGPEADPDRDGTKNLLEFFGGSDPLTAGMPPRMRIYPKPVSALEIERNPMAKQLFVRIEESGDLSGWGPAGLVVGTPEISGGDPLEVLRYSLAELAEPEAFFRLAVSLTPFP
- a CDS encoding sensor histidine kinase; protein product: MLLLRPALGQVAEPPVKDIRELQAAAIAENSDGSQVALEGLVTWADPGAGKFFYLQDATGGIRVNYTGEQGPAWGDRLHVQGIARPGSFAPLMEATSYRPIGKARMPVAPYGSGGGLLNGSFNGEWVWTDGWIRTAEFIDKETLMVVLDSGASRISLRVSHASKLDPQKLIASKAIAYGVASPVRSREATGQLVEVQILVPRAEELHTDQREKISPWEKPYTPLRSVFRYQPGQTRGDRVHIRGEVLMTSGDIAWLHDGDAGLAIRGNTTGLKRGDRIDAVGFRDLQDFLPVFSDVIVKPDTGPAIKLSPKHLAPSELIDGLHHADHVAVSGHLLDRIETPFDSGKQHLVLALQSPRGVFTAELDAPYTKSMADAWETDSLLEVTGICVVQTDASGEPANFKILVPDAAGIRVVQAAPFFTVGRMLVLLCITLAILLAFAIAAYLLARRNTRLRSEVSERQAIAAERGRLARDLHDTLEQGLTGLQLHIRGITLSLPDEQQETRTRLETMRALVKQCRTEVRQSIWDLRAEALENFDLGDAIHRMAQSVFLGSGTRVEFHQRREGGKIPGMIGDNLLRIGQEAMTNALKHAQATLIEIELITTPVSASLSVSDDGLGLSNMPQDSRGHFGLVGMEERADRIGATLQVESREGGGTRVRVEVPLPPEETASPTS